CCTCCGCAAGTTTCTTATCGAGAAACACTGACGAAGGCTGTTGATTTTGATTACATTCATAAAAAACAAACCGGTGGACGCGGTCAGTTTGCCAGAATAAAAGGAGTTTTAACTCATTCTGGAAAAGATGAAAATATTTTTAAGGATAAAGTTACCGGTGGCAATATTCCCAAAGAATATATTCCTGGTTGCGAAAAAGGATTCAATGCTTCTCTGGAAGAAGGAGAGTTGATGGGATTTCCAGTTGTTGGTGTAAAAATGGCTATCGATGATGGAGATTTTCATCCCGTAGATTCTTCTCAACTGGCATTTGAAACTGCTACCAAAGCTGCATTCAGAGAAAATTATTTCAAAGCAAAGCCGATCATTCTGGAACCGGTGATGAAAGTTTCAGTAGAAACTCCTTCCGAATTTCGGGGAAATATCATGGCGATCATCAATCAGAATCGCGGTTTGGTTTTAGATACTGTGATCGATCATCATTTTACCAGAGTAGATTCCGAAATGCCATTATCAGAGACCTTCGGACTTGCCACCAAGTTCCGTTCAGCAACGCAGGGCAAAGCAAATTTCACGATGGAATTCAGTGAATATAAAGCTGTTCCCAAGAACATTGAAGAAGAGCTATTGAAGAAAGAGGGAAAATGAGAAGTGAGAAGTGAGAGGTGAGATGTGTGATTTGGAGACGATGAGAAGATGAGAAATTTAGTAAATACTGAATATTATCTCTCCTTTTTCAAATTATGCTGAATAAATTTTTATTCCGGTACTTTTAATCTTTGAAAGAAACCCGGAAAGATCATTTCCATCTTCCAGGAGTATTGGTTCAATTCTCAAATCAACATTTCTTCTAAGTTTAAATAGTGCAGTATTTTGATCGAGATAATTACCGGTAATTTTATCTAAAACTATTGCAATATCAATGTCTCTTTCTTCTGAAGCTTCACCATTTGCGTAAGAACCAAATAGATAAGCATTTTTCATCGGAAAATCTTTCTTCACTAATTCCACGAAACGCTTTGCTATTGCGATAATTTCTGTTTGATCCATACTAAAAATTCTCTGCTTTTTTAATTATACTTTTACATTTATCTTTACTTAATTCTTTGAAAATCATATCTTTGTAAGTTGGATATCTCGATTCAATATTTAAAGGTTCCAATTCATCAAGAAAATTTTTCTACTCTTCTGATAAAAAATTTTCAAGTTTGGTTGATTCTGTTAGATAAGTTAATCTATGAGCATAAGAAGGTTGCTTATCATAAGAATATACATAATAAGCTTTTAATATCTTTTCCACTGCTTGATGACACATAAATCCAACATATAAAAATCACTTTGTTCTGAGCATTGCTTTTGCTGTTTCAAAATCATAATTTGCTAAATCAACCCAATATTTTACTTTTCTACTCCCACTCAATCGTTCCCGGCGGCTTGGTCGTCACATCATAGAGCAGATTGCCAACTCCATTTATTTTTTGAATAAGTCTTGTAAGCCGTTCAAATTCAGCAAAATCCATTTCATAAACGCTGGCAGTCATGGCATCGGTAGAACAAACCGGACGTATAACGAAAGCCTGTTTTTTATTTTGATAAAGTGGAAGCGCTACTACCGGCATTTGCCAGATCTCCGGAATGTGATCAGTTTCCTGTCGCAAAAC
This Candidatus Cloacimonadota bacterium DNA region includes the following protein-coding sequences:
- a CDS encoding nucleotidyltransferase domain-containing protein, with translation MDQTEIIAIAKRFVELVKKDFPMKNAYLFGSYANGEASEERDIDIAIVLDKITGNYLDQNTALFKLRRNVDLRIEPILLEDGNDLSGFLSKIKSTGIKIYSA